A genomic segment from Coccinella septempunctata chromosome 3, icCocSept1.1, whole genome shotgun sequence encodes:
- the LOC123310159 gene encoding uncharacterized protein LOC123310159 produces MSEVDHIFLEVEVGNELLCPVKTNLSLEISKMSCWETFILPTKIALSTVEKLEYCQEDDLQKLVVIENLMKQNESVQRRVEDIRYYASTESKNIIDSNEKLAILTKKLNNARIIKQILENTARGTKSKKSSDMEIAKLCGINRMKRNNRYCKFKQPLSPLAVHANTHLHRGIKRKRNE; encoded by the exons ATGAGTGAAGTTGATCATATTTTTCTTGAAGTTGAAGTTGGAAATGAACTTTTGTGTCCTGTGAAAACAAATTTG TCtttggaaatttcgaaaatgtctTGCTGGGAAACATTCATCCTACCAACGAAGATAGCACTGTCCACCGTTGAAAAACTTGAGTACTGCCAAGAGGACGACCTTCAAAAATTGGTGGTGATAGAAAACCTAATGAAACAAAATGAGAGTGTCCAGAGACGTGTAGAAGACATCAGATATTATGCCAGTACTGAATCGAAAAACATCATCGATTCAAACGAAAAATTGGCGATtctaacaaaaaaattgaataatgcccGAATTATAAagcaaattttggaaaataccGCCCGGGGGACCAAAAGTAAAAAATCATCGGACATGGAAATCGCGAAGTTATGTGGAATCAACAGAATGAAAAGGAATAACAGATATTGCAAATTCAAACAACCTCTATCACCCCTTGCCGTTCACGCAAATACACATTTGCACCGcggaatcaagagaaaaagaaATGAATAG
- the LOC123309579 gene encoding uncharacterized protein LOC123309579, which yields MTTKISKKNGISKPKISINLTKVAISTLETLKAGNLRNVVVVGNFIENKASLLKELKNLSSPPNSSATKKKSPGLLKEKLEKALRMKSILEEAVQGDAEKAHNELAELCEERKKQVEFRHHNFISTTSPLAASSYNCPNRRRKGKKKHRKNRTYFSVYQNFEERSSKYIVGSVPLQNPKKFFLSI from the exons ATG acgaccaaaatctcgaagaaGAATGGGATCAGCAAACCGAAAATTTCCATTAATTTAACAAAGGTGGCAATTTCCACTTTAGAAACCTTAAAAGCaggaaatttgagaaatgtgGTTGTTGTCGgaaacttcattgaaaataaggCGAGTCTGCTGAAAGAGCTAAAAAATTTATCAAGCCCACCGAACAGTTCAGCAACGAAGAAAAAGTCTCCAGGCCTTCTCAAAGAAAAACTGGAGAAGGCATTACGTATGAAGAGTATTTTAGAAGAGGCTGTACAAGGGGATGCAGAAAAGGCGCATAACGAATTGGCAGAATTATGTGAAGAGAGGAAGAAGCAAGTTGAATTCAGGCATCACAATTTTATATCCACTACTTCTCCCCTTGCTGCGTCTTCTTATAATTGCCCAAATCGCAGAAGAAAAGGAAAGAAGAAGCACAGAAAAAata GAACATACTTCAGCGTATACCAAAACTTTGAAGAGAGAAGTTCAAAATATATTGTTGGCAGTGTACCACTTCAAAATCCTAAGAAGTTCTTCTTGTCAATATGA
- the LOC123310160 gene encoding uncharacterized protein LOC123310160: MTTKISKKNGISKPKISINLTKVAISTLETLKAGNLRNVVVVGNFIENKASLLKELKNLSSPPNSSATKKKSPGLLKEKLEKALRMKSILEEAVQGDAEKAHNELAELCEERKKQVEFRHHNFISTTSPLAASTYNCPNRRRKGKKKHRKNSGKNLTDK, translated from the exons atg acgaccaaaatctcgaagaaGAATGGGATCAGCAAACCGAAAATTTCCATTAATTTAACAAAGGTGGCAATTTCCACTTTAGAAACCTTAAAAGCaggaaatttgagaaatgtgGTTGTTGTCGgaaacttcattgaaaataaggCGAGTCTGCTGAAAGAGCTAAAAAATTTATCAAGCCCACCGAACAGTTCAGCAACGAAGAAAAAGTCTCCAGGCCTTCTCAAAGAAAAACTGGAGAAGGCATTACGTATGAAGAGTATTTTAGAAGAGGCTGTACAAGGGGATGCAGAAAAGGCGCATAACGAATTGGCAGAATTATGTGAAGAGAGGAAGAAGCAAGTTGAATTCAGGCATCACAATTTTATATCCACTACTTCTCCCCTTGCTGCGTCTACTTATAATTGCCCAAATCGcagaagaaaaggaaaaaagaagCACAGAAAAAATAGTGGAAAAAACTTAACTGACAAATGA